Proteins found in one Mixophyes fleayi isolate aMixFle1 chromosome 8, aMixFle1.hap1, whole genome shotgun sequence genomic segment:
- the RAD54L gene encoding DNA repair and recombination protein RAD54-like, giving the protein MRRSLAPSQLAKRKPGSSSEDEDWHEDATRKRKRCRADDESRDSWMSPFRKPLVQLTNRPVCLDSRQHEAFIRSILSRPFKVPIPNYKGGMGLRMLGIKKAGVRRALHDPYEEGALVLYEPPILSAHDQLKLDKEKLPVHVVVDPVLGKVLRPHQREGVKFLWECVTGRRISASHGCIMADEMGLGKTLQCITLMWTLLRQSPDFKPEIDKAVVVCPSSLVRNWYNEVGKWLEGRIQPLAIDGGSKEEIDRKLAGFMNQHGTRVSSPILIISYETFRLHAEVLHKGSVGLVICDEGHRLKNSENQTYQALNSLHTSRRVLISGTPIQNDLLEYFSLVHFVNAGILGTAQEFKKRFEVPILKGRDADASDADRDKGEEKLKELISVVNRCLIRRTSDILSKYLPVKIEQVVCCRLTPLQSELYKLFLKQAKPAEELTSGKMNVSSLSSITSLKKLCNHPALIYDKCVEEDDGFQGALNFFPPGYSTKSVEPQLSGKMLVLDYILAVTRSSSSDKVVLVSNYTQTLDLFEKLCRTRRYLYVRLDGTMSIKKRAKIVERFNSPSSPEFVFMLSSKAGGCGLNLIGANRLVMFDPDWNPANDEQAMARVWRDGQRKTCFIYRLLSTGTIEEKIFQRQTHKKALSSCVVDEEQDVERHFSVGELKELFTLSEDTMSDTHDKFRCRRCVNGRQVRPPPDDTDCTSDLSQWNHCADKRGLQDPVLVAAWDAAVTFTFHHRSHEEQRGVL; this is encoded by the exons GAGGCGTTTATCCGTAGTATCTTATCAAGGCCCTTTAAGGTGCCGATACCCAACTACAAAG GAGGCATGGGCCTGCGTATGCTGGGTATTAAGAAAGCCGGGGTACGCAGAGCTCTCCATGATCCCTACGAGGAAGGAGCACTGGTTCTCTATGAGCCCCCCATCCTGAGTGCACATGACCAGCTCAAATTAGACAA AGAGAAGCTGCCAGTCCATGTCGTGGTGGATCCCGTGCTGGGGAAGGTTCTCCGACCTCACCAGAGAGAG GGAGTGAAGTTCCTGTGGGAGTGTGTGACCGGCAGACGTATATCCGCCAGCCACGGCTGTATCATGGCGGATGAGATGGGGCTGGGGAAGACCCTGCAGTGTATTACTCTCATGTGGACCCTTCTCAGGCAGAGTCCAGACTTCAAACCTGAAATCGACAAGGCGGTGGTGGTGTGTCCCTCCAGCCTGGTCAGAAACTGGTACAATGAGGTGGGGAAATGGCTGGAGGGGAGGATTCAGCCCTTGGCCATCGATGGCGGCTCCAAGGAGGAGATTGACCGCAAACTAG CCGGCTTCATGAACCAGCACGGGACGCGGGTCTCCTCCCCGATCCTCATTATCTCCTATGAGACGTTCCGCCTACACGCTGAGGTGCTCCATAAGGGTAGCGTGGGATTGGTCATATGTGATGAG GGTCACAGACTGAAGAACTCTGAGAACCAAACATATCAAGCCCTAAACAGCCTCCACACCTCCCGGCGGGTCCTCATCTCCGGGACCCCCATTCAGAACGACCTCCTGGAATATTTCAGCCTGGTTCACTTCGTCAACGCCGGTATCCTTG GAACAGCCCAGGAGTTTAAGAAACGCTTTGAAGTCCCCATCCTGAAAGGGAGAGATGCAGACGCCAGCGACGCAGACCGCGATAAAGGCGAAGAGAAGCTGAAGGAGCTGATCAGTGTTGTAAACAG GTGTCTCATTAGAAGAACGTCCGATATCCTCTCCAAGTACCTGCCCGTCAAGATAGAGCAGGTGGTCTGCTGCAG GCTGACGCCGCTGCAATCTGAGCTCTACAAACTATTCTTAAAACAAGCGAAACCAGCGGAGGAGCTGACATCCGGCAAGATGAACGTCTCCTCCCTGTCCTCCATCACCTCTCTGAAAAAGCTGTGTAATC ACCCCGCTCTGATCTATGATAAGTGTGTGGAGGAGGACGACGGCTTCCAGGGCGCCCTGAACTTCTTCCCTCCTGGATACAGCACGAAGAGCGTAGAACCTCAGTTATCAG GTAAAATGCTGGTGCTGGATTATATCCTGGCCGTAACCCGGAGCTCAAGCAGCGACAAGGTCGTCTTGGTCTCTAACTATACCCAGACGCTGGACTTGTTTGAGAAACTCTGCAGGACGAGGAG GTATTTGTACGTCCGTCTGGATGGAACGATGTCCATTAAGAAGCGAGCAAAGATAGTGGAGAGATTTAACAGTCCCTCG AGTCCGGAGTTTGTCTTCATGTTGAGCAGCAAGGCCGGCGGCTGTGGTCTCAATCTGATTGGAGCCAACAGACTGGTGATGTTTGACCCGGACTGGAACCCGGCTAACGACGAGCAGGCGATGGCACGAGTATGGCGAGACGGACAGAGAAAGACCTGTTTCATTTATCGGCTGCTCTCG ACTGGGACCATTGAGGAGAAGATCTTCCAGCGTCAGACACACAAGAAAGCGCTGAGCAGTTGTGTTGTGGACGAGGAGCAGGACGTGGAGAGACATTTCTCTGTCGGAGAACTGAAGGAGCTCTTTACACTCAGTGAGGACACGATGAGCGATACACATGACAA GTTCAGATGTCGTCGCTGTGTGAATGGCCGTCAGGTCCGTCCTCCCCCAGATGACACTGACTGCACCTCTGACCTGTCTCAGTGGAACCACTGTGCCGATAAGCGTGGGCTGCAGGACCCGGTGCTGGTGGCGGCATGGGATGCTGCCGTTACGTTTACCTTTCACCACCGCTCCCATGAAGAGCAGAGGGGGGTCCTATAG